Proteins encoded in a region of the Burkholderia ubonensis subsp. mesacidophila genome:
- a CDS encoding DUF1800 domain-containing protein, with product MSRANAAAQALPPAMQTPLEADDALFFLSRTGFTPAPADVARLVGLTRAQAVADVLGNVRREPAATWPDWLAELPPTRAERQAQTPDQRRDEQRTRDQRYEALRAAWVNEMVATPSPLTERMTLFWHGHFTSGQDKVPFPQTMAAQNALLRREALGNFGTLLHAIARDPAMLQYLDGASNRKGRPNENFAREVMELFTLGEGHYTQRDVTEAARAMTGWTIDPDTLRVAVRPEWHDAGDKTILGETGPFDGDGFLDILLKRPETARFIAGKLWREFVSDTPDTGELETVAEHFRASGYEIPAALGALWSTDAFWDPRNRGVLVKSPAEFVVGSVRLFDVGYGDPQMLANTVRTLGQNLFYPPNVKGWPGGAIWINSSTLLARKQFVEQLFRATETAGMRPAALGGTSGGMATMMGGSPRATPAKPARGGLRFDLERWLAQYRARPQAPAGLSTELQLQHAVLPVPPVAAIDTGSTGSAYLEALLMDPAYQLK from the coding sequence ATGAGTCGAGCGAACGCCGCCGCGCAGGCATTGCCGCCTGCGATGCAAACGCCCCTCGAGGCGGACGATGCGCTGTTCTTCCTGAGCCGCACCGGCTTCACGCCGGCGCCTGCCGACGTGGCGCGCCTCGTCGGCCTGACGCGCGCGCAGGCGGTGGCCGACGTGCTCGGCAACGTCCGGCGCGAGCCGGCCGCGACGTGGCCCGACTGGCTCGCCGAACTGCCGCCGACGCGCGCCGAACGGCAGGCGCAGACGCCGGACCAGCGGCGCGACGAGCAGCGCACGCGCGATCAGCGCTACGAGGCATTGCGCGCGGCGTGGGTCAACGAGATGGTCGCGACGCCGTCGCCGCTGACCGAGCGCATGACGCTGTTCTGGCACGGCCATTTCACGTCGGGCCAGGACAAGGTGCCGTTTCCGCAGACGATGGCCGCGCAGAACGCGCTGTTGCGCCGCGAGGCGCTCGGCAATTTCGGCACGCTGCTGCATGCGATCGCAAGGGACCCGGCGATGCTGCAGTACCTCGATGGCGCGAGCAACCGCAAGGGGCGCCCGAACGAGAATTTCGCGCGCGAGGTGATGGAGCTGTTCACGCTCGGCGAAGGGCATTACACGCAGCGCGACGTGACCGAAGCCGCGCGCGCGATGACCGGCTGGACGATCGATCCCGACACGCTGCGCGTTGCCGTGCGGCCCGAGTGGCACGATGCCGGCGACAAGACGATCCTCGGCGAGACGGGGCCGTTCGACGGCGACGGCTTCCTCGACATCCTGCTGAAGCGTCCGGAAACCGCGCGCTTCATCGCGGGCAAGCTGTGGCGCGAGTTCGTGTCCGATACGCCGGACACAGGCGAACTGGAGACGGTCGCCGAGCACTTTCGCGCGAGCGGCTACGAGATTCCCGCGGCGCTCGGCGCACTGTGGTCGACCGACGCGTTCTGGGATCCGCGCAATCGCGGCGTGCTGGTCAAGTCGCCGGCGGAATTCGTCGTCGGGTCGGTGCGGCTGTTCGACGTCGGCTACGGCGATCCGCAGATGCTCGCGAACACCGTGCGCACGCTCGGGCAGAACCTGTTCTATCCGCCGAACGTCAAGGGCTGGCCGGGCGGCGCGATCTGGATCAACAGCTCGACGCTGCTTGCGCGCAAGCAGTTCGTCGAGCAGCTGTTCCGCGCGACCGAGACGGCCGGCATGCGTCCCGCGGCGCTCGGCGGAACTTCCGGCGGGATGGCGACGATGATGGGTGGCAGCCCGCGTGCGACGCCCGCGAAGCCCGCGCGCGGCGGCCTGCGTTTCGATCTCGAACGCTGGCTCGCGCAATACCGTGCGCGGCCGCAGGCGCCTGCGGGGCTGTCGACCGAACTTCAGCTGCAGCACGCGGTGCTGCCGGTGCCGCCCGTCGCGGCGATCGACACCGGGTCGACCGGCAGCGCGTATCTCGAGGCGCTGCTGATGGACCCGGCCTATCAATTGAAATGA
- the ompR gene encoding osmolarity response regulator transcription factor OmpR, whose product MPFMETKNPSKILVVDDDPRLRDLLRRYLGEQGFNVYVAENATAMNKLWVRERFDLLVLDLMLPGEDGLSICRRLRGSNDRTPIIMLTAKGEDVDRIVGLEMGADDYLPKPFNPRELVARIHAVLRRQAPAELPGAPSETTEVFEFGEFSLNLATRTLTKSGQEIPLTTGEFSVLKVFARHPRQPLSREKLMELARGREYEVFDRSLDVQISRLRKLIEPDPGSPRFIQTVWGLGYVFIPDGAA is encoded by the coding sequence ATGCCATTCATGGAAACGAAAAACCCCTCCAAGATTCTCGTCGTCGACGACGACCCGCGCCTGCGCGATCTGCTGCGCCGCTACCTGGGCGAGCAGGGCTTCAATGTGTACGTCGCGGAGAACGCGACCGCGATGAACAAGCTGTGGGTCCGCGAGCGTTTCGACCTGCTCGTGCTCGACCTGATGCTGCCCGGCGAGGACGGCCTGTCGATCTGCCGCCGCCTGCGCGGCAGCAACGACCGCACGCCGATCATCATGCTGACCGCCAAGGGCGAGGACGTCGACCGCATCGTCGGCCTCGAGATGGGCGCCGACGACTACCTGCCGAAGCCGTTCAACCCGCGCGAGCTCGTCGCGCGCATCCACGCGGTGCTGCGCCGCCAGGCGCCGGCCGAGCTGCCGGGCGCGCCGTCGGAAACGACCGAGGTGTTCGAGTTCGGCGAGTTCTCGCTGAATCTCGCGACCCGCACGCTGACGAAGTCCGGCCAGGAAATTCCGCTGACGACCGGCGAATTCTCGGTGCTGAAGGTGTTCGCGCGCCATCCGCGCCAGCCGCTGTCGCGCGAGAAGCTGATGGAGCTCGCGCGCGGCCGCGAATACGAAGTGTTCGACCGCAGCCTCGACGTGCAGATCTCGCGCCTGCGCAAGCTGATCGAACCGGATCCGGGCAGCCCCCGCTTCATCCAGACCGTCTGGGGCCTCGGCTACGTGTTCATTCCGGACGGCGCGGCCTGA
- a CDS encoding ATP-binding protein: protein MRIDRRLLQLAFGGLFWRTFLLIALLISVSLAAWFQSFRVIEREPRAQRVALQLVAIVKLTRTALLYSDPDLRRALLQDLESNEGVRVYPREKTDKFRLQPDESLNRLIEHDIRSRLGDDTVIAQTVNDIPGVWISFKIDDDDYWVALDRDQLDTVTGLQWAGWGLFALALSLFGSAFITSLVNRPFSRLALAARQVGSGQAPERLPERGMGVAADTNRSFNQMVRDLEQLEADRALMLAGISHDLRTPLARLRLETEMSPSDQATKDAMVDDIEQMDRIIAAFIDYARPTQRRPEPVDLSTIVQEVAARIAGEDGVQIQTRLAPTAVIEADETDMRRVIGNLVENARKYGQSRQDGVARITLETRVSHARVELSVSDEGPGIPEDQLPLVMRPFYRVDTARTKADGTGLGMAIVQRLVGRYRGALRLRNRSPEPGLEVTLEFPGGKARATA from the coding sequence ATGCGTATCGACCGGCGCCTTCTGCAGCTCGCCTTCGGCGGGCTGTTCTGGCGCACCTTCCTGCTGATCGCGCTGCTGATCTCGGTCAGTCTCGCGGCGTGGTTCCAGAGTTTTCGCGTGATCGAGCGCGAGCCGCGCGCGCAGCGCGTCGCGCTCCAGCTCGTCGCGATCGTCAAGCTCACGCGCACCGCGCTGCTCTACTCCGACCCCGACCTGCGCCGCGCGCTGCTGCAGGATCTCGAGAGCAACGAAGGCGTGCGCGTGTATCCGCGCGAGAAAACCGACAAGTTCAGGCTGCAGCCCGACGAGTCGCTGAACCGCCTGATCGAGCACGACATCCGCAGCCGGCTCGGCGACGATACGGTGATCGCGCAGACGGTCAACGACATCCCCGGCGTGTGGATCAGCTTCAAGATCGACGACGACGACTACTGGGTCGCGCTCGACCGCGATCAGCTCGACACCGTCACGGGCCTGCAGTGGGCCGGCTGGGGGCTGTTCGCGCTCGCGCTGTCGCTGTTCGGCTCCGCGTTCATCACGAGCCTCGTGAACCGGCCGTTCTCGCGCCTCGCGCTCGCCGCGCGCCAGGTCGGCTCGGGCCAGGCGCCCGAGCGGCTGCCGGAGCGCGGCATGGGCGTCGCCGCAGACACCAACCGCAGCTTCAACCAGATGGTGCGCGACCTCGAACAGCTCGAGGCCGACCGCGCGCTGATGCTCGCGGGCATCTCGCACGACCTGCGCACGCCGCTCGCGCGACTGCGCCTCGAAACCGAGATGAGCCCGTCCGACCAGGCGACCAAGGACGCGATGGTCGACGACATCGAGCAGATGGACCGCATCATCGCCGCGTTCATCGACTACGCGCGCCCGACGCAGCGCCGGCCCGAGCCCGTCGACCTGTCGACGATCGTGCAGGAAGTCGCCGCGCGCATCGCGGGCGAGGACGGCGTGCAGATCCAGACGCGGCTCGCGCCCACCGCCGTCATCGAGGCCGACGAGACCGACATGCGGCGCGTGATCGGCAACCTCGTCGAGAACGCGCGCAAGTACGGCCAGAGCCGGCAGGACGGCGTCGCGCGCATCACGCTCGAGACACGCGTGTCGCACGCGCGGGTCGAGCTGTCGGTCAGCGACGAAGGCCCCGGCATCCCGGAGGACCAGCTGCCGCTCGTGATGCGGCCGTTCTACCGCGTCGACACCGCCCGCACCAAGGCGGACGGCACGGGCCTCGGGATGGCCATCGTGCAGCGCCTCGTCGGCCGCTACCGCGGCGCGCTGCGCCTGCGCAACCGCAGCCCGGAACCCGGGCTCGAAGTCACGCTCGAATTCCCCGGCGGCAAGGCGCGTGCGACCGCGTGA
- a CDS encoding peroxiredoxin, producing MKTVGDKLDAFTVVAAKPGFNHHEENGQSAFETVTEASFPGKWKIIYFYPKDFTFVCPTEIVEFAKLTKQFEERDAILLGGSSDNEFVKLAWRREHKDLNKLNHYSFGDVKGELIDQLGVRDKEAGVALRATFIVDPDNTIQHVSINNLNVGRNTDEILRILDGLQTDELCPCNRSVGGATL from the coding sequence ATGAAAACCGTGGGCGATAAACTCGACGCTTTCACCGTCGTAGCCGCGAAGCCGGGCTTCAACCACCACGAGGAAAACGGCCAGTCGGCGTTCGAGACCGTCACCGAAGCGTCGTTCCCGGGCAAGTGGAAGATCATCTACTTCTATCCGAAGGATTTCACGTTCGTGTGCCCGACGGAAATCGTCGAGTTCGCGAAGCTGACGAAGCAGTTCGAAGAGCGCGATGCCATCCTGCTGGGCGGCAGCTCGGACAACGAGTTCGTCAAGCTCGCATGGCGCCGTGAGCACAAGGACCTGAACAAGCTGAATCACTACTCGTTCGGCGACGTCAAGGGTGAGCTGATCGACCAGCTCGGCGTGCGCGACAAGGAAGCCGGCGTGGCCCTGCGCGCGACGTTCATCGTCGATCCGGACAACACGATCCAGCACGTTTCGATCAACAACCTGAACGTTGGCCGTAACACGGACGAAATCCTGCGCATTCTGGACGGCCTGCAAACGGACGAACTGTGCCCGTGCAACCGCTCTGTCGGCGGCGCGACGCTGTAA
- a CDS encoding carboxymuconolactone decarboxylase family protein — protein MEFIDSIKARIPDYAKDIRLNLDGTISRSSLEGNDAVGVALAAAFAAKSTAIVKTIREAGVLSPEETNAALTAAALMGMNNAWYPYVEMADDADLKTQRAELRMGAYASHGGVDKRKFEMYALAASIVGKCHFCVKSHYALLKNEQGMTVTQLRDVGRIASVINAAAQVIAAEGE, from the coding sequence ATGGAATTCATCGACTCGATTAAGGCACGCATCCCCGACTACGCGAAGGACATTCGCCTGAACCTCGACGGCACGATCTCGCGCTCGTCGCTCGAAGGCAACGACGCGGTCGGCGTCGCGCTGGCGGCGGCGTTCGCGGCCAAGAGCACCGCGATCGTGAAGACGATCCGCGAAGCCGGCGTGCTGTCGCCCGAGGAAACCAACGCGGCGCTAACCGCGGCCGCGCTGATGGGGATGAACAACGCCTGGTATCCGTATGTCGAGATGGCCGACGACGCCGACCTGAAGACCCAGCGCGCCGAGCTGCGGATGGGCGCGTATGCGTCGCACGGCGGCGTCGACAAGCGCAAGTTCGAGATGTACGCGCTCGCCGCGTCGATCGTCGGCAAGTGCCACTTCTGCGTGAAGTCGCACTACGCGCTGCTGAAGAACGAACAAGGCATGACCGTCACGCAGTTGCGCGACGTCGGCCGCATCGCGTCGGTGATCAACGCCGCCGCGCAGGTGATCGCCGCCGAAGGCGAATAA
- the ispF gene encoding 2-C-methyl-D-erythritol 2,4-cyclodiphosphate synthase, translated as MDFRIGQGYDVHQLVPGRPLIIGGVTIPYERGLLGHSDADVLLHAVTDALFGAAALGDIGRHFSDTDAAFKGADSRVLLRECAARVKAAGFTIQNVDSTVIAQAPKLAPHIDGMRANIAEDLGLPLDRVNVKAKTNEKLGYLGRGEGIEAQAAALLVKQGG; from the coding sequence ATGGATTTCAGAATCGGACAAGGCTACGACGTGCACCAGCTCGTCCCCGGGCGGCCCCTCATCATCGGCGGCGTGACGATTCCGTACGAGCGCGGCCTGCTTGGCCACTCGGACGCGGACGTGCTGCTGCACGCGGTCACCGACGCGCTGTTCGGCGCGGCGGCGCTCGGCGACATCGGCCGCCACTTCTCCGACACCGACGCGGCTTTCAAGGGCGCGGACAGCCGCGTGCTGCTGCGCGAATGCGCGGCGCGCGTGAAGGCCGCGGGCTTCACGATCCAGAACGTCGACAGCACCGTGATCGCGCAGGCGCCGAAGCTCGCGCCGCATATCGACGGGATGCGCGCGAACATCGCCGAGGATCTCGGCCTGCCGCTCGACCGCGTGAACGTGAAGGCGAAGACCAACGAGAAGCTCGGCTATCTCGGCCGCGGCGAGGGCATCGAGGCGCAGGCCGCCGCGCTGCTGGTGAAGCAGGGCGGCTGA
- the ispD gene encoding 2-C-methyl-D-erythritol 4-phosphate cytidylyltransferase, whose amino-acid sequence MTPRLFALIPCAGTGSRSGSAVPKQYRTLAGRALLHYTLAAFDACSEFAQTLVVLAPDDTHFDARRFAGLRFAVRRCGGASRQASVLNGLLELTEFGATDHDWVLVHDAARPGITPQLIRTLVAALKDDPVGGIVALPVADTLKRVPAGGDAIARTESRDALWQAQTPQMFRIGMLREAILQAQREGHDLTDEASAIEWAGHTPRVVQGSLRNFKVTYPEDFALAEAILARDPQST is encoded by the coding sequence GTGACTCCCCGACTTTTTGCCCTGATTCCATGCGCCGGCACGGGCAGCCGTTCCGGCTCGGCCGTGCCGAAGCAATACCGCACGCTCGCCGGGCGCGCGCTCCTGCATTACACGCTCGCCGCGTTCGACGCATGCAGCGAATTCGCGCAGACGCTCGTCGTCCTCGCGCCCGACGACACGCATTTCGACGCGCGCCGCTTTGCCGGCCTGCGCTTCGCGGTGCGCCGCTGCGGCGGCGCGTCGCGGCAGGCGTCGGTGCTGAACGGGCTGCTGGAGCTGACCGAATTCGGCGCGACCGACCACGACTGGGTGCTCGTGCACGACGCCGCGCGCCCCGGCATCACGCCGCAGCTGATCCGCACGCTGGTCGCGGCGCTGAAGGACGACCCGGTCGGCGGCATCGTCGCGCTGCCGGTTGCGGATACGCTCAAGCGCGTGCCGGCCGGCGGCGACGCGATCGCGCGCACCGAGTCGCGCGACGCGCTGTGGCAGGCGCAGACCCCGCAGATGTTCCGCATCGGCATGCTGCGCGAAGCGATCCTGCAGGCGCAGCGGGAAGGGCACGACCTGACCGACGAGGCGAGCGCGATCGAATGGGCCGGCCATACGCCGCGCGTCGTGCAGGGCAGCCTGCGCAACTTCAAGGTCACTTATCCGGAAGACTTCGCGCTGGCGGAAGCGATCCTCGCGCGCGACCCGCAATCCACCTGA